From a region of the Takifugu flavidus isolate HTHZ2018 chromosome 18, ASM371156v2, whole genome shotgun sequence genome:
- the srl gene encoding sarcalumenin isoform X4, producing the protein MKGTVLICCFLSLLLLQATAEEEDFTSTLRDRSHIDETLRLATEEKSRDYAAALERLRKIYHTSIKPMEQAYKYNELRQHEISDGEITSKPMVLFLGPWSVGKSSMINYLLGLQDSPYQLYTGAEPTTSEFTVIMHGEKIRSVEGIVMAADSSRSFSPLEKFGQNFLEKLIGIEMPHKLLERVTFVDTPGIIENRKQQERGYPFNDVCQWFIDRADLIFVVFDPTKLDVGLELEMLFRQLKGRESQIRIILNKADNLATQDLMRVYGALFWSLAPLINVTEPPRVYVSSFWPYDYAPETSRDLFKKEEISLLEDLNQVIENRMENKIAFIRQHGIRVRIHGLLVDRYVQTFKEKMSFFSDPELVFKEIVDDPDKFYIFKSILAKTNVSKFDLPNRDAYRDFFGINPIANFKPLTSQCSYIGGCLLDKIERAITNELPALLSSINSGKQPGLSSCEATGCGEKPKNRYRKN; encoded by the exons aGGAAGAAGATTTCACCTCCACCCTCAGAGACAGATCTCACATTGACGAAACGCTGCGACTCGCAACTGAGGAAAAATCCAGGGACTATGCAG CTGCTCTTGAGAGGTTGAGGAAGATCTACCACACGTCCATCAAGCCGATGGAGCAGGCCTACAAGTACAATGAGCTGAGGCAGCACGAGATCTCAG ATGGGGAGATCACCTCCAAACCCATGGTGCTGTTCCTGGGACCCTGGAGTGTAGGAAAGTCTTCCATGATCAATTACCTCCTGGGCCTGCAAGACAGCCCCTATCAGCTCTACACAG GAGCGGAGCCTACTACCTCTGAGTTCACTGTCATTATGCACGGCGAGAAGATCCGCTCTGTTGAGGGGATCGTAATGGCCGCGGACAGCTCCCGGTCCTTCTCTCCCCTTGAGAAGTTTGGTCAAAACTTCCTGGAAAAGCTGATAGGTATCGAGATGCCCCACAAGCTGCTGGAACGTGTGACGTTTGTGGACACACCAGGCATCATTGAGAACcggaagcagcaggagagag GCTATCCTTTCAATGATGTCTGCCAGTGGTTCATTGATCGTGCTGATTTGATCTTTGTGGTGTTTGACCCCACCAAGCTGGACGTTGGTCTGGAGCTGGAGATGCTCTTCCGACAGCTGAAGGGGCGCGAATCCCAGATCCGCATTATCCTGAACAAGGCTGACAACCTGGCCACACAGGATCTGATGAGAGTCTATGGCGCTCTCTTTTGGAGCTTGGCCCCCCTCATTAACGTGACCGAACCCCCTCGCGTTTACGTCAGCTCCTTCTGGCCCTATGACTACGCGCCTGAAACTAGCCGTGACCTTTTCAAAAAAGAGGAGATCTCCCTCCTGGAAGATCTGAACCAGGTGATCGAAAATCGCATGGAGAACAAGATTGCCTTCATCCGCCAGCACGGCATTCGCGTGCGCATCCACGGCCTGCTGGTAGACCGCTATGTCCAGACCTTTAAAGAGAAGATGAGCTTCTTCAGTGACCCTGAACTAGTCTTCAAGGAGATAGTCGACGACCCAGACAAGTTCTACATTTTCAAATCCATCCTAGCCAAGACCAACGTCAGCAAGTTCGACCTTCCCAACCGCGACGCTTACCGCGACTTCTTTGGCATCAACCCCATCGCCAACTTCAAGCCATTAACGTCTCAGTGCTCCTACATTGGAGGCTGTCTGCTGGACAAGATTGAGAGAGCAATCACCAACGAGCTTCCTGCTCTTCTAAGCAGCATTAACTCTGGGAAGCAGCCTGGTTTATCCTCCTGTGAGGCCACCGGCTGTGGCGAGAAGCCGAAGAATCGCTACCGGAAGAACTGA
- the srl gene encoding sarcalumenin isoform X3: protein MKGTVLICCFLSLLLLQATAEEEDFTSTLRDRSHIDETLRLATEEKSRDYAAALERLRKIYHTSIKPMEQAYKYNELRQHEISAYPGRTLGDTATDGEITSKPMVLFLGPWSVGKSSMINYLLGLQDSPYQLYTGAEPTTSEFTVIMHGEKIRSVEGIVMAADSSRSFSPLEKFGQNFLEKLIGIEMPHKLLERVTFVDTPGIIENRKQQERGYPFNDVCQWFIDRADLIFVVFDPTKLDVGLELEMLFRQLKGRESQIRIILNKADNLATQDLMRVYGALFWSLAPLINVTEPPRVYVSSFWPYDYAPETSRDLFKKEEISLLEDLNQVIENRMENKIAFIRQHGIRVRIHGLLVDRYVQTFKEKMSFFSDPELVFKEIVDDPDKFYIFKSILAKTNVSKFDLPNRDAYRDFFGINPIANFKPLTSQCSYIGGCLLDKIERAITNELPALLSSINSGKQPGLSSCEATGCGEKPKNRYRKN, encoded by the exons aGGAAGAAGATTTCACCTCCACCCTCAGAGACAGATCTCACATTGACGAAACGCTGCGACTCGCAACTGAGGAAAAATCCAGGGACTATGCAG CTGCTCTTGAGAGGTTGAGGAAGATCTACCACACGTCCATCAAGCCGATGGAGCAGGCCTACAAGTACAATGAGCTGAGGCAGCACGAGATCTCAG CCTACCCCGGAAGAACCCTGGGGGACACCGCCACAG ATGGGGAGATCACCTCCAAACCCATGGTGCTGTTCCTGGGACCCTGGAGTGTAGGAAAGTCTTCCATGATCAATTACCTCCTGGGCCTGCAAGACAGCCCCTATCAGCTCTACACAG GAGCGGAGCCTACTACCTCTGAGTTCACTGTCATTATGCACGGCGAGAAGATCCGCTCTGTTGAGGGGATCGTAATGGCCGCGGACAGCTCCCGGTCCTTCTCTCCCCTTGAGAAGTTTGGTCAAAACTTCCTGGAAAAGCTGATAGGTATCGAGATGCCCCACAAGCTGCTGGAACGTGTGACGTTTGTGGACACACCAGGCATCATTGAGAACcggaagcagcaggagagag GCTATCCTTTCAATGATGTCTGCCAGTGGTTCATTGATCGTGCTGATTTGATCTTTGTGGTGTTTGACCCCACCAAGCTGGACGTTGGTCTGGAGCTGGAGATGCTCTTCCGACAGCTGAAGGGGCGCGAATCCCAGATCCGCATTATCCTGAACAAGGCTGACAACCTGGCCACACAGGATCTGATGAGAGTCTATGGCGCTCTCTTTTGGAGCTTGGCCCCCCTCATTAACGTGACCGAACCCCCTCGCGTTTACGTCAGCTCCTTCTGGCCCTATGACTACGCGCCTGAAACTAGCCGTGACCTTTTCAAAAAAGAGGAGATCTCCCTCCTGGAAGATCTGAACCAGGTGATCGAAAATCGCATGGAGAACAAGATTGCCTTCATCCGCCAGCACGGCATTCGCGTGCGCATCCACGGCCTGCTGGTAGACCGCTATGTCCAGACCTTTAAAGAGAAGATGAGCTTCTTCAGTGACCCTGAACTAGTCTTCAAGGAGATAGTCGACGACCCAGACAAGTTCTACATTTTCAAATCCATCCTAGCCAAGACCAACGTCAGCAAGTTCGACCTTCCCAACCGCGACGCTTACCGCGACTTCTTTGGCATCAACCCCATCGCCAACTTCAAGCCATTAACGTCTCAGTGCTCCTACATTGGAGGCTGTCTGCTGGACAAGATTGAGAGAGCAATCACCAACGAGCTTCCTGCTCTTCTAAGCAGCATTAACTCTGGGAAGCAGCCTGGTTTATCCTCCTGTGAGGCCACCGGCTGTGGCGAGAAGCCGAAGAATCGCTACCGGAAGAACTGA